The genomic stretch ACCACCACGTCCATGCGACGCAGCACTGGGTACCAGAAGGCCCGGTAGACCGGATGTCGCACTGCAACGTCCAATCCGTGCACATAGGCCGCCGCCCGCGCACCGCACGCTCGGGCGGCCAACCAGGCAGCCGGTGCAGTTAATCCGCTACCGGCCAGCACAACCTGCGGGCGCTGTCGCCGTGCCAGCCGCAGCGCCCGCCAGGCAGACGCCAGCAGGAAGCGAGGCAGCGGGCGCAGCGGAACTTCGCTCAATCCGATATTCGCAGGCTTGAGCGCAGCAGAACCCTGCGGGCCGATGACCTGCACCTGCGCCCGCCGCGACAGTTCATCGGCGATGTGCCAGTTCAACCGCTCCATGCCGCCCACCAGCGGCGGCAGGTTGCGGGTGATGTGGAGGATGCGGGGCGGCGGGGCGTTATCAGCCATCGCGCCTGTAGGTCAGGTTGGTGATCTGCTCGGAAATCAGTCCGATCAGGAAGACGATCACCGCCGCGCTGAACAGTAATGTGCTCATGTTGGTGAGCCTGCCCTGCGTGGCGAAGGTGTAGCCATACCAGCCGAGCGCCGCCAGGAAGAACGCCGCGGCCGTCGGCGCGAACAGCTTCAACGGCGAGTACAGGCTGGCGATCTTGAAGATGATCAGCAGGAAGCGGACGCCGTCCTTGAACGGGCGGATGTGGCTGCCGTTGCCTACCCGCTTGGCCACCGGGATCGGCACATAGGCCACCGGGTAAGCGCTGCGGAAGAACGCCATGGTGCTGGTGGTGGGATAGCTGAAGCCGTTGGGCAACAGGTGCAGGAACTCCTTGAACTTGTCTGCTCGCACGGCGCGGAAGCCGGAAGTGAGGTCCGCGATGCGGTGGCCGGTCATCCAGCTGGCCAGACGATTGTAGAAGCCGTTGGCCAGGCCGCGGTGCAGGTTGGCCTGTCCACTGCGGTCGCGCGCACCAACCACCATGTCGTAGCCTTCGTCGAGCTTGTCCAGCAGCGCGCGCACATGGCCCGCTCCGTGTTGCCCGTCGGCATCCATGAACACCAGTACCTCGCCGCTGGCCGCCCGCGCACCGCGCTTGATGGCGGCGCCGTTGCCCATGGAATACGGTGAGGACAGCACCCTGGCGCCGGCGTCGGCGGCGACCCGCGCGGTGTCGTCGGTGGACCCGTCGTCCACGACGATGATCTCCGCCTCCGGATAGGCCACCCGCAGCGCCGGCAAGGTGCCACGCAGGCCCTCGGCCTCGTTCTTGGCCGGCAGGATGATGCTCAGTATTCGGTTCCCCATGGGGTTAGGTTAGCGCGAACGGCTGACGTCAGGGCCGGCCGCGCGCGGCTCCCCGCCCTGGCCGTCCGCCACGCCCCGGGGGCCGGACCACAGCCGCCGCGAGCCGCGGGGCCGCGTTGGGCCTTGTTATGCGTTTACGCTAAAGTCGCACCGTTCCCGTGGAGATCGCCTGACCAATGAGCACCGCCCCCACTGCCAATCTGATGGGCATCACCGGGATCGCCCGGCGCCTGGTGCTGGACGGCGCCCTGGACGAGGCCGTCGCGCGCAAGGCGATGGACGGCGCGACCGCCGAGAAGATGCCGATGGCGTCCTACCTGGCCGATCGCCGGCTGGTGACGCCCGGGGCACTGGCAGCCGCCAACTCCATCGAGTTCGGCATGCCGCTGGTGGATGCGCTGGCCATCGACCCGGCCCAGTCCGCGATCACGCTGGTCAAGGAAGAGTTGCTGCGCAAGCACCAGGTGCTGCCGCTGTTCAAGCGCGGCAACCGGCTGTTCGTGGGCACGGCCGACCCCACCAACAACCGCGCGCTGGATGACATCAAGTTCCAGACCAACCTGACGGTGGAACCGATCCTGGTGGACGCCGACCGGATCAAGCGTTGCCTGGACCAGTGGCTGGAGGCCGCCGACGCGATGGCCGACGACCTGGCCGACGCCGACGGTCTGGACGGCCTGGAGGTCGGCGGCGGCGACGACGACCTGAGCAGCGATACCGGCGTGGACGCCAAGGGCGAGGACACCCCGGTCGTCAAGTTCGTCAACAAGGCGCTGGTGGACGCCATCCGCCGCGGCGCCTCGGACATCCACTTCGAGCCGTACGAGACGGACTACCGGGTGCGCTTCCGCATCGACGGCATCCTGAAGACGTTCAAGAAGGTGCCGGTGAAGCTGCACGCGCGCATCGCCGCGCGCCTGAAGGTGATGGCCCAGCTGGATATCGCCGAAAAGCGCATCCCGCAGGACGGCCGCATCAAGCTCAACATCAGTAAGACCAAGCAGATCGACTTCCGCGTCAGCACCCTGCCCACCCTGTTCGGCGAGAAGATCGTGCTGCGTATCCTGGACGGCAGCGCCGCCAAGATGGGCATCGAGAAGCTGGGCTACGAGCCGGACCAGCAGAAGCTGTTCCTGGACAGTATCCACAAGCCCTACGGCATGGTGCTGGTCACCGGCCCCACCGGCTCCGGCAAGACGGTGAGCCTGTACACCGCGCTGGGCATCCTCAACGACGAGACCCGCAACATCAGCACGGTCGAGGACCCGGTGGAAATCCGCCTGCCGGGCGTCAACCAGGTGCAGCAGAACGCCAAGCGCGGCATGACCTTCGCCGCCGCGCTGCGCAGCTTCCTGCGCCAGGACCCGGACGTGATCATGGTGGGCGAAATCCGCGACCTGGAAACCGCGGAGATCGCGGTGAAGGCGGCGCAGACCGGCCACATGGTGCTGTCCACCCTGCACACCAACGACGCGCCGCAGACCATCGCGCGCTTGATGAACATGGGCATCGCGCCCTACAACATCACCAGCTCGGTGAACCTGGTCATCGCCCAGCGCCTGGTGCGCCGCCTGCACGACTGCAAGCGCGCGGTGCACCTGCCCGAGCACGCCCTGGCGGCTGAAGGCTTCACTGCCGACGAGATCCACGCCGGCATCACGGTCTATGAGGCGGTGGGTTGCGAGGAGTGCACCGGCGGCTACAAGGGCCGCGCCGGCATCTACCAGGTGATGCCGATGACCGAGGAAATCCAGCAGATCGTGCTGGCTGGTGGTAATGTCCAGCAGCTGACCGAGGCTTCCCTGCGCAGCGGCGTCCGCGATCTGCGGCGCTCAGCGCTGGACAAGGTGAAACAGGGGATCACCAGCCTCATCGAGATCAACCGCGTCACCAAGGATTGAAGGGGAGCGCCATGTCCGCACGCAAGGCCGCCATCGGCAGGGTCCGCGAGAAAGCCGAAGCCCACCGGTTGAACGCGCTGGATGAGTTCGTCTGGGAGGGCCGCGACAAGCGCGGCAAGGTGATGAAGGGCGAGCAGATGGCGCGCAACGCCAACCTGCTGCGCGCGGAGCTGCGCCGGCAGGGCATCACCCCGACCGTGGTCAAGGCGAAGCCGAAACCCCTGTTCGGCGGCGGGGCGAAAAAGATCTCGCCGCGCGACATCGCCGTATTCAGCCGCCAGATCGCCACCATGATGAAGTCCGGCGTACCGATCGTGCAGGCCCTCGAGATCATCGGTGGCGGCAACAAGAACCCGGCAATGAAGAAGATGGTCAACAGTCTGCGCACCGACATCGAGGGCGGCGCCTCCATCTTCGAGGCGATGAGCCAGTTCCCGGTCCAGTTCGATGAGCTGTACCGCAACCTGGTGCGCGCCGGCGAGTCTTCCGGCGTGCTGGAAACGGTGCTGGAAACCATCGCCACCTACAAGGAAAACATCGAGAGCATCAAGGGCAAGATCAAGAAGGCGCTGTTCTACCCGGCCGCGGTGGTCGCAGTGGCGATCCTGATCAGCGCAGTGCTGATGATCTTCGTGGTGCCGATTTTCCGGGAGACCTTCTCGAGCTTCGGTGCGGACCTGCCGGCGTTCACCAACCTGGTGTTCGGCATCTCCGACATCGTTGTGAAATGGTTCTGGCTGATCGGCATCGTCATCGCCGCCGCCGTGGGCTTCTTCATCTTCTCCTACAAGCGCTCCGAGAAGCTGCAGCACACCGTCGACCGGCTGATGCTGAAGATCCCGGTGATCGGCAAGGTGCTGCACGAGTCCGCGATCGCCCGCTTCGCCCGCACGCTGGCGCTGACCTTCCGTGCCGGCGTGCCGCTGGTGGAGGCGCTGGACAACGTGGCAGGCGCGACCGGCAGCATGGTCTACCAAAAGGCCGTGATGCAGATCAAAGACGACGTGGCGGTGGGCTATCCGGTCAACGTGGCGATGAAGCAGGTCAACCTGTTCCCGCACATGGTGGTGCAGATGACCGCGATCGGCGAGGAAGCCGGCGCGCTGGATACCATGCTGCTGAAGGTGGCGGAATTCTACGAGGAAGAGGTTAGCAACACCGTCGACGCGCTGAGCAGTCTGATCGAACCGATGGTGATGGTGATCATCGGCGGCCTGGTCGGCTCGATCGTGGTGGCCATGTACCTGCCGATCTTCAAGATCGCCATGACGGTGATGTAAGCAGGACACCTCTCCCAGATGGCATTTCTCGACGCACACCCCGGCCTCGGCTATCCCGCCGCGGCTGGCCTGGGCCTGCTGGTCGGCAGTTTCCTCAACGTGGTGATCCTGCGCCTGCCGCCGCGGCTGGAATGGCAGTGGAAGCGCGATGCCCGCGAGATCCTGGAAGAGCCGGACCTGTATGACCCGCCGCCGCCGGGCATCGTGGTGGAGGGCTCGCACTGCCCGAAGTGCAAGAAGCCGCTGTCCTGGTACGAGAACATCCCGGTGCTGAGCTGGGTGCTGCAGGGCGGCAAGTGCCGTGGCTGCAAGGCGCCGATTTCGGTCCAGTACCCGCTGGTGGAACTGGTCACGGCCCTGCTGTTCCTGGGTTGCGCCTGGCGTTTCGGCTTTGGCTGGAAGGGCTTCGGGGCGATGCTGCTGACCAGCTACCTGGTCGCGCTGTCGGGCATCGACTTCCGCACCCGCCTGCTGCCGGACCAGTTGACCCTGCCGCTGCTGTGGCTGGGCATGATCGCGGCTGTTGAAAACCTGTACGTCGGCCAGAAGGCCGCGATCCTCGGTGCGATGGCCGGCTACCTGAGCCTGTGGTCGGTGTACTGGGTGTTCAAGCAGCTGACCGGCAAGGAAGGCATGGGTCACGGCGACTTCAAGCTGCTGGCGGCGCTGGGCGCATGGATCGGGCTGTCCGGGATCCTGCCGACCATCCTGCTGTCCTCGCTGGTGGGCGCGGTGGTGGGCTCGATCTGGCTGGGCGTAAAGGGCCGCGACAAGGCCACGCCGATTCCGTTCGGCCCCTATCTGGCGGTGGCCGGCTGGATCAGCTTCATGTGGGGGCAACAGCTGGTGGATGCGTACCTGCGTTTCGCCGGATTGGCGTAAGGCCCAACACCCCGTCCGCGGGAGCGCACCGCAGGGTGGCGCTGACCACATAATGCGCCGATGAGCGAATACATCATCGGCCTGACCGGCGGGGTGGCGTCCGGCAAGAGCGCCGTCGAGGCCTGCTTCCACACGCTGGGCGTGGTGGTGGCGGACGCCGATGCAGCCGCGCGCGCTGCGCTGGCGGCAGGCAGCGAAGGCCTGGCCGAAGTGGTGGCGACATTCGGGCCGACGGTGCTGGGACCGGATGGCCATCTGGATCGAGCGGCAATGCGCCGGCGGGCGTTCGCCGATCCCGAGGCGCGCCAACAGCTGGAAGCCATCGTCCATCCAAGGGTGCGCGCTGCGCTGGCCGAGGCCTGCCGCGGCGCGCCGGGCCCCTACGCCGTGGCCTCGATCCCGCTGCTGGCGGAAGGCGGTGGCCGCGCCGCCTACCCTTGGCTGGCCCGGGTGCTGGTGGTGGATGTGCCGGAAACGACCCAGCTTGCGCGCCTGCTGCGGCGTGACGGCATCGATGAAGCGCTGGCAAAGGCGATGATCGCGGCGCAGGCGACCCGGCAGCAGCGCCTGACGATCGCGGACGATGTCATCGTCAACGACGGGCCACTGGAGGCACTGCCCGGCCAGGTGACTGCACTCGATCGGCTTTACCGGGGTCTTGCCGCGGCGCGATCGTAGTCTTCCTTGCGGAGCGTTATTCGCTGCCAGCGTTGCCGTTGCCCGCCGCCGGCAGCGGCGAAGCCCGGCGCAGCAGTTCCGCCACCACCGGCACGTCGGCCGGCGGCATGGGATAGTCCGACAGCTTGCGCAGTGGCACCCATGCCAGCGCCTGCCCTTCCAGCCCGCGCGGGAGACCGCTGAAGGCGACCTCCCGCACATCCAGCAGCAGGCGCCTGCCGGGGGACTCCAGCGGCACGCAGGCCACCGGTGCCCCGACCTCGGTCTCGACCCCCAGTTCCTCGCGCAGTTCGCGCACCAGCGCGTCCTCGGGGGATTCCCCGGGTTCGACCTTGCCGCCCGGGAACTCCCACAGGCCGGCCAGATCGCGGCCTTCGGTGCGGCGCGCCAGCAGGACCCGCCCGCGCGCATCGCGGAGCACGCCAGCGACGACGTGGACCTGCTTCATCGAAACGAACAGGGCCGCCTGCTACGCAAGCTGCCCGTGGCAGTGCTTGAACTTCTTGCCGCTGCCGCAGGGGCAGGGATCGTTGCGGCCGATGTCGGCAAACGCGGCCTGCTGGGCGCGTGCCGCCTGCACCTGCGCTGCTTCCTCGTCCGCACCCATGCCGCCGGTGCCCGGGTGCTGGAACTGCATCTGCCGGGCAATGGCCTCGGCACGCGCGCGCTCCTCCGCCTCCGCGGCCGCCACCTCTTCCTCGCTGCGGATGCGCACGCGGGCGAGCAGCGAGACCACTTCGTGCTTGACCTTCTCCAGCAGTTCCGAGAACAGCTCGAAGGCTTCCTTCTTGTATTCCTGCTTGGGCTGCTTCTGCGCATAGCCGCGCAGGTGGATGCCCTGGCGCAGGTAGTCCATGCGTGCGAGGTGCTCCTTCCAGCTCTGGTCCAGCACGTTGAGCATCACGTGCTTCTCCAGCATGCGCATGGTTTCGCCGCCGACCTGCGCTTCCTTGTCCGCGAACAGTGCATCCACCGCGTCCTGCACGTGGCCAAGGATCTGCGATGCATCCAGCTCGGCCTGCGCCTTGTGCAGCCCCACCAGGTCCAGCTGCACGCCGAACTCGCTGGCCAGCGCCGCCTCCAGGCCGGGCAGGTCCCACTGCTCGTCGATCGAGTCGGCCGGCACGTGGCGCTGCACCAGCTCGGCGACCACGTCGTAGCGGATGCCGTCGATGTTCTCCTTGACGCTCTCGGCTTCCAGCAGCTCGTTGCGCTGGCCGTAGATGACCTTGCGCTGGTCGTTGTTGACGTCGTCGAAGTCCAGCAGGTTCTTGCGGATGTCGAAGTTGTGGGCCTCGACCTTGCGCTGCGCGTTGGCGATCTGCTTGGTCACCAGCGCCGACTCGATGATGTCGTCTTCCTTCAGGCCCATCCGCGCCATCACCTTCTGCACCCAGTCGGCGGCGAAGATGCGCATCAGGTTGTCTTCCAGCGACAGGTAGAAGCGGGACGAACCCGGGTCGCCCTGGCGGCCGGAGCGGCCGCGCAGCTGGTTGTCGATGCGGCGGGACTCGTGGCGCTCGGTACCGATGATGTGCAGGCCGCCCGACGCCTTGACCGCCTCGTGGCGCTCCTGCCAGGCCGCCTTGACCCGGTCCTTCTCGGCCTGCGGAGCATCCTCGCCGAGAGCGGCCAGTTCCGCTTCCAGCGAACCGCCCAGCACGATGTCGGTGCCGCGGCCGGCCATGTTGGTGGCAATGGTCACCGCGCCCGGGGCGCCTGCGTTGGCGACGATATGGGCCTCGCGCTCGTGCTGCTTGGCGTTGAGCACTTCGTGCGGGATGCCGGCCTCGCGCAGGTTCTCGCTGAGCAGCTCCGACACCTCGATGGAGGTGGTGCCGACCAGCACCGGCTGGCCCTTTGCCACGCATTCCTTGATCTCGTTGGCCACCGCGCGGTACTTGCCGGCGCGGTTGAGGAACACCAGGTCCGGGTGGTCCTTGCGGATCATCGGCCGGTGGGTGGGGATCACCACCACTTCCAGACCGTAGATGTTCTGGAACTCGAATGCTTCGGTGTCCGCGGTACCGGTCATGCCGGACAGTTTCTTGTACATGCGGAACAGGTTCTGGAACGTCACCGACGCCAGCGTCTGGTTCTCGCGTTGCACCGGCACGCCTTCCTTCGCCTCCACCGCCTGGTGCAGGCCGTCGGACCAGCGCCGGCCCGGCAGGGTGCGGCCGGTGAACTCGTCGACGATGATCACCTCGCCGTCGCGGACGATGTAATCCACGTCGCGCTGGTAGATGGCATGGGCGCGCATCGCCGCGTTGAGGTGATGGACCACGTGGATGTTCTGCGCGGCGTACAGGCTCTCGTCGGCCTCGAGGATGCCAGCCTGGCGCAGCAGCTGCTCGGCATGCTCCTGTCCGGCTTCGGACATGTGCACCTGCTTCTGCTTCTCGTCGACCCAGTAGTCGCCTTCGCTCTCTTCGGTTTCCTGGCGCTGCAGCGACGGCACCACTGCGTTCACCCGCAGGTAGAGCTCCGGTGATTCGTCGGCCGGACCGGAAATGATCAGCGGGGTGCGCGCCTCGTCGATCAGGATCGAGTCCACTTCGTCGACGATGGCGAAATTGAGGCCGCGCTGGAACCGGTCTTCCTTGGCCAGCGCCATGTTGTCGCGCAGGTAGTCGAAGCCGAATTCGTTGTTGGTGCCGTAGGTGATGTCGCAGCCGTAGGCCGCGCCCTTGTCGGAATGCGGCATGCCCGGGTAGACCACGCCCACGGAGAGGCCCAGCCAGTTGTACAGCTTGCCCATCTGGGCGGCGTCGCGTCGGGCCAGGTAGTCGTTGACGGTGACCACGTGCACGCCCTTGCCCTCGAGCGCATTGAGGTAGACCGCGGCGGTCGCGGTCAGGGTCTTGCCCTCGCCGGTGCGCATTTCCGCGATCTTGCCGCCGTGCAGGACCATGCCGCCGATCAGCTGGACGTCGAAATGGCGCATGCCGAACACGCGCACCGAGGCTTCGCGGCAGACCGCGAACGCTTCCGGCAGCAGCTTGTCCAGCGATTCGCCCTTGGCGATGCGGGCCTTGAACTCATCGGTCTTCGCCTTCAGCGCCTCGTCCGAGAGCGCCTGCATCTGCGGCTCCAGCGCATTGATCTTCCTGACGTTGGCGCCGTACTGCTTGAGCAGGCGCTCGTTGCGGCTGCCGAAAACGCTGGTAAGCAAACTGTTGAACATGGGGTGTCCCTGGCGGGATGCGCGCCGGCGGCGCGGCATCGGGAAAGCAACGGAATACCCAAAGGCGGGCAGGACTGCCCGTTCGGGAATCGATTAGTTTAGCTGGAGGCGGCCTGCGGCGTGCGCAAGCCCCTCGCCCGATGTCAGCCGCGGTCGGGGCCGTGGCGGGCCAGCGCGTTGTTGTGGCCGAGGAACTTGCGGGGATTGACCACCACGCCGTCCTGCCACAGCTCGAAGTGCACGTGCGCGCCGGTGGAGCGGCCGCTGGAGCCGGCCCTGGCGATCTCCTGCCCCGCGCGCACCAGGTCGCCGACCTGGCGGACCAGGCGCGAATTGTGCGCATAGCGGGTGACGTAGCCGTTGCCGTGGTCGATTTCGACCGTGTTGCCGTAGCCGCTGCGATCGCCCGCATAGCTGACGACGCCGTCCGCCACCGCCAGCACCGGGTCGCCGATGCTGGCCTGGAAATCGATGCCCTTGTGGAACTGGCTGCCGCCGCCGAACGGGTCGGCGCGACCGCCAAAACCGGAGGTGACGAAGCTGCCTGCAATCGGCTCGCGCGAGGGCACCGTGTTGCGGTCCAGCGCGCGGTTGAACAGCAGGGTTTCCAACACCGACAGCTGGGTGCCGGCAGCCCGGTATTCGTTTTCCAGCGCGACCAGGCGCGCGCGCAGCTCGGCCGGCGGCATGTCGCGGGCGATCCCGCCACCGCCCTGTCCGACCGGCTTTTCGAAATCGAACTCCCCGTCCTGCAGCTGGCCGGCGCGGGTCAGCCGGGTGCCCAGCGCATTCAGGCGGTTGGCCTGCGCCTGCAGTTCGGCCAGCCGCGCGGCCAGCGCGTTGACATCGCGTTGCGCGTCGCGGCGTACCTTGTCCAGCTCGGCCTGGCGTTCGGCGTCCGCAGCTTGCAGCGCCTCCACCTGGGCCATGCCGATCGCGCTGCGTGCGGCGGCACCGCAGAGCATGCCGGCACCCAGCAGCAGCGCCAGCGCCGCCCACGGCCTGCTGCGCGCCCACCGGCGCAGCTGCTGGGCCTGCGCAATGGCGCGTTGGCGGGTATCGTGTAGGTTGCTGATTTCGATCATCCGTATGCCTGGTTCTCGATCCAACCCCGAAAGGGGCCGTGCCGCCGCCAGCCCGCGTGCAGCGCTGGACGCGCTGCTCGCCGGCTCTGCCGGGGGCACCCTGCGCCGGGCCCAATGGCTCGACGCGATGGACCGGTTGCTGCGGCCCCTCCTGCCAGCGGGGCTGGCGGCGCATACGCGCCTTGCCAACGTCCGCGGGGACAGGCTGGTGTTCGTCGTCGACGCACCGGTCTGGCATGCCAAGTTGCGGCTAGCCGCGCCCGCGCTGATCGACGCCGCCCGCTCCATCGGGCTCGAAGTGAACGACGTGGGTGTCAGGACGACCACCGCACCGCTGCGACCACAACCGCTGGCCGACGCGCGCCATACTCCGATGTCGGCCGCCGCCCGTGCTGGACTGGAGACGGCCTTGGCCATGCTGCGGCCGGAGGCATCGGAAGACACCCCGGGCGACCGCAAGGCGGGGACGAGGCGGGCACCGAGACCCCCCGCCGAACCAGCCGAGGGCGCATCCTAGCCGCGCCGGCCGCCGGTTTTGTTAAGAATTCGATGGAGAGCGGGCGGGATTTCGTGAAATGCATCACGGTTTCCGCCGGGGTTAGACCGCCGGCAGCGCGATGCCGTAGCCCAGCTGCGGTGCCTGTTCGGCATCGACGAAGCTGACTTCTTCCCACGCCTCGGCATCCGCCAGCAGCGCGCGCACCAGCTTGTTGTTCAGCGCATGTCCGGACTTGTAGCCCTCGTAGGCGCCGAGGATGGCGTGGCCGGCCAGGTAGAGATCGCCGACCGCGTCGAGGATCTTGTGGCGGACGAATTCGTCGGCGTAGCGCAGGCCGTCCTCGTTCAGGACGCGGAAATCGTCGAGCACGATGGCGTTGTCCATCGAGCCGCCGAGGCCGAGGTTGCGGTCGCGCATGTACTCGAGGTCGCGCATGAAGCCGAAGGTGCGGGCGCGGCTGACTTCCTTGATGTAGGCGCTGGTGGAGAAGTCCACCTCCACCCGCGACAGCGCATCCGGGATCGCCGGATGGTCGAACTTCACCGTGAAACCCAGCCGGAACCCGTCATGCGGGTCGAAACGGGCGACCTTGTCGCCATCGCGCACTTCCACCGGCTTGAGGATGCGGATCAGCCGCTTGGCCGCGCGCTGCTCGACGATGCCGGCGGATTCCAGCAGGAATACGAACGGACCGGCGGAGCCGTCCATGATCGGCACTTCCGGCGCGCTCAGCTCGACATAGGCGTTGTCGATGCCCAGGCCCGCCATCGCCGACATCAGGTGTTCAACCGTCTGCACCTTGGCGCCATCGCGGCTCAGCCCGGTGCACAGGGTGGTTTCGGTGACCAGCGCCGCGGCGGCGGGCATTTCCACCACCGGGTCCAGGTCGATGCGGCGGAACACGATGCCGGTATCGACGGGCGCCGGCCGCAGGGTCAGGAAGACCTTCTCTCCGCCATGCAGACCCACGCCGGTGGCGCGGATCACGTTCTTGAGGGTGCGTTGGCGAAGCATCGGTTCAGATTATCACGGGACTTGCTGAATCGATCCGTAAAAAACTTCCGGCCCGTCCCGGCAGCGCCCGCTGCGGCGGCTGGGAAAGGGGCCGGCCAGCTTGCGCCAGCCGGCCGGAAGACGCGACCGGGCGGACGACCCGGCGCGCGATTCGACAGGGGTGCCACGCCCTGCTGCCACGGCCGCGGCGGCAGGGATCGGGAATGGGCCGCGCCGGTCAGCGCAGGCTCGTTCCGCCCTCCCGCTCCGCAGGGGAAGCGGGAGGCGCTGAGCGACAGCCGGACGGTCCGAAGCGGACCACCCGCACGCTGCTACCCTCAGTCCGCTTGGCGGCGCAGGAACGCCGGGATGTCGAGGTAGTCGTCCTTCGGCAGCTCGGCGGCGGCCGGTGCCGCTTCGGCGGCATTGCGGCGCAGGCCACCGGCGAAACCCACCGGCGCCGTCGGCGCGTAGCTGTCGGCAATCGCGTCGATCGGCAGCCCGGTGGTGCCGTCGCGCTTGACCTGG from Thermomonas sp. XSG encodes the following:
- a CDS encoding glycosyltransferase family 2 protein is translated as MGNRILSIILPAKNEAEGLRGTLPALRVAYPEAEIIVVDDGSTDDTARVAADAGARVLSSPYSMGNGAAIKRGARAASGEVLVFMDADGQHGAGHVRALLDKLDEGYDMVVGARDRSGQANLHRGLANGFYNRLASWMTGHRIADLTSGFRAVRADKFKEFLHLLPNGFSYPTTSTMAFFRSAYPVAYVPIPVAKRVGNGSHIRPFKDGVRFLLIIFKIASLYSPLKLFAPTAAAFFLAALGWYGYTFATQGRLTNMSTLLFSAAVIVFLIGLISEQITNLTYRRDG
- a CDS encoding DUF721 domain-containing protein, whose amino-acid sequence is MPGSRSNPERGRAAASPRAALDALLAGSAGGTLRRAQWLDAMDRLLRPLLPAGLAAHTRLANVRGDRLVFVVDAPVWHAKLRLAAPALIDAARSIGLEVNDVGVRTTTAPLRPQPLADARHTPMSAAARAGLETALAMLRPEASEDTPGDRKAGTRRAPRPPAEPAEGAS
- a CDS encoding type II secretion system F family protein, whose protein sequence is MSARKAAIGRVREKAEAHRLNALDEFVWEGRDKRGKVMKGEQMARNANLLRAELRRQGITPTVVKAKPKPLFGGGAKKISPRDIAVFSRQIATMMKSGVPIVQALEIIGGGNKNPAMKKMVNSLRTDIEGGASIFEAMSQFPVQFDELYRNLVRAGESSGVLETVLETIATYKENIESIKGKIKKALFYPAAVVAVAILISAVLMIFVVPIFRETFSSFGADLPAFTNLVFGISDIVVKWFWLIGIVIAAAVGFFIFSYKRSEKLQHTVDRLMLKIPVIGKVLHESAIARFARTLALTFRAGVPLVEALDNVAGATGSMVYQKAVMQIKDDVAVGYPVNVAMKQVNLFPHMVVQMTAIGEEAGALDTMLLKVAEFYEEEVSNTVDALSSLIEPMVMVIIGGLVGSIVVAMYLPIFKIAMTVM
- the secA gene encoding preprotein translocase subunit SecA, giving the protein MFNSLLTSVFGSRNERLLKQYGANVRKINALEPQMQALSDEALKAKTDEFKARIAKGESLDKLLPEAFAVCREASVRVFGMRHFDVQLIGGMVLHGGKIAEMRTGEGKTLTATAAVYLNALEGKGVHVVTVNDYLARRDAAQMGKLYNWLGLSVGVVYPGMPHSDKGAAYGCDITYGTNNEFGFDYLRDNMALAKEDRFQRGLNFAIVDEVDSILIDEARTPLIISGPADESPELYLRVNAVVPSLQRQETEESEGDYWVDEKQKQVHMSEAGQEHAEQLLRQAGILEADESLYAAQNIHVVHHLNAAMRAHAIYQRDVDYIVRDGEVIIVDEFTGRTLPGRRWSDGLHQAVEAKEGVPVQRENQTLASVTFQNLFRMYKKLSGMTGTADTEAFEFQNIYGLEVVVIPTHRPMIRKDHPDLVFLNRAGKYRAVANEIKECVAKGQPVLVGTTSIEVSELLSENLREAGIPHEVLNAKQHEREAHIVANAGAPGAVTIATNMAGRGTDIVLGGSLEAELAALGEDAPQAEKDRVKAAWQERHEAVKASGGLHIIGTERHESRRIDNQLRGRSGRQGDPGSSRFYLSLEDNLMRIFAADWVQKVMARMGLKEDDIIESALVTKQIANAQRKVEAHNFDIRKNLLDFDDVNNDQRKVIYGQRNELLEAESVKENIDGIRYDVVAELVQRHVPADSIDEQWDLPGLEAALASEFGVQLDLVGLHKAQAELDASQILGHVQDAVDALFADKEAQVGGETMRMLEKHVMLNVLDQSWKEHLARMDYLRQGIHLRGYAQKQPKQEYKKEAFELFSELLEKVKHEVVSLLARVRIRSEEEVAAAEAEERARAEAIARQMQFQHPGTGGMGADEEAAQVQAARAQQAAFADIGRNDPCPCGSGKKFKHCHGQLA
- the coaE gene encoding dephospho-CoA kinase (Dephospho-CoA kinase (CoaE) performs the final step in coenzyme A biosynthesis.), yielding MSEYIIGLTGGVASGKSAVEACFHTLGVVVADADAAARAALAAGSEGLAEVVATFGPTVLGPDGHLDRAAMRRRAFADPEARQQLEAIVHPRVRAALAEACRGAPGPYAVASIPLLAEGGGRAAYPWLARVLVVDVPETTQLARLLRRDGIDEALAKAMIAAQATRQQRLTIADDVIVNDGPLEALPGQVTALDRLYRGLAAARS
- the pilB gene encoding type IV-A pilus assembly ATPase PilB; translation: MSTAPTANLMGITGIARRLVLDGALDEAVARKAMDGATAEKMPMASYLADRRLVTPGALAAANSIEFGMPLVDALAIDPAQSAITLVKEELLRKHQVLPLFKRGNRLFVGTADPTNNRALDDIKFQTNLTVEPILVDADRIKRCLDQWLEAADAMADDLADADGLDGLEVGGGDDDLSSDTGVDAKGEDTPVVKFVNKALVDAIRRGASDIHFEPYETDYRVRFRIDGILKTFKKVPVKLHARIAARLKVMAQLDIAEKRIPQDGRIKLNISKTKQIDFRVSTLPTLFGEKIVLRILDGSAAKMGIEKLGYEPDQQKLFLDSIHKPYGMVLVTGPTGSGKTVSLYTALGILNDETRNISTVEDPVEIRLPGVNQVQQNAKRGMTFAAALRSFLRQDPDVIMVGEIRDLETAEIAVKAAQTGHMVLSTLHTNDAPQTIARLMNMGIAPYNITSSVNLVIAQRLVRRLHDCKRAVHLPEHALAAEGFTADEIHAGITVYEAVGCEECTGGYKGRAGIYQVMPMTEEIQQIVLAGGNVQQLTEASLRSGVRDLRRSALDKVKQGITSLIEINRVTKD
- a CDS encoding M23 family metallopeptidase, with translation MIEISNLHDTRQRAIAQAQQLRRWARSRPWAALALLLGAGMLCGAAARSAIGMAQVEALQAADAERQAELDKVRRDAQRDVNALAARLAELQAQANRLNALGTRLTRAGQLQDGEFDFEKPVGQGGGGIARDMPPAELRARLVALENEYRAAGTQLSVLETLLFNRALDRNTVPSREPIAGSFVTSGFGGRADPFGGGSQFHKGIDFQASIGDPVLAVADGVVSYAGDRSGYGNTVEIDHGNGYVTRYAHNSRLVRQVGDLVRAGQEIARAGSSGRSTGAHVHFELWQDGVVVNPRKFLGHNNALARHGPDRG
- a CDS encoding A24 family peptidase — encoded protein: MAFLDAHPGLGYPAAAGLGLLVGSFLNVVILRLPPRLEWQWKRDAREILEEPDLYDPPPPGIVVEGSHCPKCKKPLSWYENIPVLSWVLQGGKCRGCKAPISVQYPLVELVTALLFLGCAWRFGFGWKGFGAMLLTSYLVALSGIDFRTRLLPDQLTLPLLWLGMIAAVENLYVGQKAAILGAMAGYLSLWSVYWVFKQLTGKEGMGHGDFKLLAALGAWIGLSGILPTILLSSLVGAVVGSIWLGVKGRDKATPIPFGPYLAVAGWISFMWGQQLVDAYLRFAGLA